The genome window GCTCTGCGTCACCGTTGCGCAAAGCTTCGCCTGATTCGGGACGCAGAGCGTCCCAGGCGGCATTCCCACGCAGAGCGTGGGAACGATCGGTCACAGGGGATTGTGGTGGCTTTGCAACCTTTCACAAAACCTTCATCAATCCGCCCCCGTGCAGTCATGTGCAAGTAATAGCGCTGACACCTCCCGCGCCTACTGTCGTTTGAACTCAACCGCAGCCCTTGTGTGGCTGTTCAGACCAGACAGAGAAGCCCATGACTCACGCTATCCATGTCGATCACTTGAACAAGACCTTTGCGAAGAAATCCGCATTAGTCGACCTCGAACTTACCGTTGCCACCGGTGAGATGGTCGCGCTGATTGGCGCTTCCGGCTCCGGCAAGTCGACCTTGCTGCGCCACCTGGCGGGCCTGGCCTGTTGCGACAAGAATAATGGCGGCAGCGTCAAGGTGCTCGGCCGGGAAGTGCAGGCCAGCGGCCGGTTGAACAGCAAGGTGCGGCGCCTGCGCTCCGACATCGGCTACATCTTCCAGCAGTTCAACCTGGTCAACCGCCTGAGTGTGCTCGACAACGTGCTGCTCGGTTGCCTGGGCCGCATGCCGCGCTGGCGTGGCAACCTCGGCCTGTTCAATGCCGAGGAAAAACAGTTCGCCATGGAGTCCCTGGCCCGCGTCGGCCTGGCGGACCTGGCCGCGCAACGTGCTTCCACCTTGTCCGGCGGCCAGCAGCAACGCGTGGCGATTGCCCGGGCCCTGACCCAGCGCGCCGAAGTGATCCTCGCCGATGAACCCATCGCTTCGCTGGACCCGGAGTCGGCCCGCAAGGTCATGGAGATCCTCGCCGACATCAACGGTCGCGACGGCAAGACCGTGGTGGTCACCCTGCACCAAGTCGATTACGCCATGCGTTATTGCCCGCGAGCCGTGGCGCTCAAGGGCGGCCGAATTCACTTCGATGGCCACGCCAGCGAGCTGAGCAGCCAGTTCCTCAATGATTTGTACGGTGCCGATGTCGACACCAGCCTGATGTTTTCCGACCAGACCCGCACCACCGTCGTCCCCGCACGGTTGGCCCTGGCTCGCGCTTGAAACCCCAATAACGACCCACAGGAATCCTCTCCATGTTGAACCGTATCGGTCATGTGTTTCTGTCTGCCGTGCTGCTCGCCAGCGTGGCCATGGGCAATGCCCAGGCCGTCGACAAGGCGATCAATTTCGGCATCATGTCCACCGAGTCTTCGCAGAACCTCAAGAGCATCTGGCAGCCCTTTCTGGATGACATGCACAAGAAGACCGGCCTCACCATCAACGCCACCTTCGCCTCCGACTACGCCGGCCTGATCCAGGGCATGCGCTTCAACAAGGTCGACGTGGCCTGGCTGGGCAACAAGGCGGCGATGGAAGCGGTGGACCGTTCCAACGGCGAAATCTTCGCCCAGACCGCTGCCGCCAATGGGGCAGCCGGTTACTGGAGCGTGCTGATCGTGCGCAAGGACAGCCCGATCAACAACGTCGATGACATGCTCAAGAACGCCAAGAACCTGACCTTCGGCAACGGTGACCCGAACTCCACCTCGGGCTACCTGGTACCGGGCTACTACGTGTTCGCCAAGAACCACGTTGATGCCGCCACCGCCTTCAAGCGCACCCTCAATTCCAGCCATGAAGTCAACGCACTGAGCGTGGCCAAGGGGCAGTTGGACGTCGCCACCTTCAACACCGAAAGCTGGGACCGCCTGGAAGTCACCCAGCCCGACAAGGCCGCCCTGCTCAAGGTGATCTGGAAGTCGCCGCTGATCCCCGCCGACCCGATGGTGTGGAGCAAGGCCCTGAGCGACAGCGAGAAAACCAAGATCCGCGATTTCTTCGCCAACTACGGTGACACCGACGAAGAGAAGGCCGTGCTGAAGAACATGCAACTGGGCAAGTTCCTCAAGTCCAGCGACGACCAACTGCTGCCGATCCGCCAACTGGAGCTGTTCAAGCAGCGCACCACCATCAGCGCCGACGACAAGCTGGAGGCCGCCGACAAGGCCAAGAAGCTCGCCGACATCGACGCCGACCTGGCCAAGCTGCAAGAGCGCATCACCGAGCTGGACAAGAAGACCGCAGCCAACGGCTAACCCCCTGTAGGAATCGGGTTCATGTGGGAGCGGGCTTGCTCGCGAATACGGTGTGTCATTCAACGCATCCGGCGACTGAGTCACCGCATTCGCGAGCAAGCCCGCTCCCACATAAGCCTTGCCCACACACTTATTGAGAGTGACCCATGACTACCTTGCATGCTGAAGCAGTGGGCAAAAGGACTTGGCCGCAGTACCTCGGCTGGGGCCTGTTCCTGATCCTGCTGGCCTGGGCCTGGCACGGCGCCGAAATGAACCCGCTGGCGCTGTACCGCGACTCCGGAAACATGGCGACCTTCGCCGCCGACTTCTTCCCGCCGGACTTCCACGAATGGCGCTCCTACCTCAAGGAGATGATCGTCACCGTGCAAATCGCCCTCTGGGGCACGGTGCTGGCGATTGTCTGCTCGGTGCCGCTGGGCATCCTGTGCGCCGACAACATCACCCCATGGTGGATCCACCAGCCGCTGCGCCGGGTGATGGATGCCTTCCGTTCGATCAACGAAATGGTGTTCGCGATGTTGTTCGTGGTCGCGGTGGGCCTCGGTCCTTTCGCCGGTGTTCTGGCCTTGTGGATCAGCACCACCGGCGTGCTCGCCAAGCTGTTCGCCGAAGCCGTCGAAGCCATCGACCCGGGCCCGGTTGAAGGCGTCAGAGCCACCGGCGCCAGCGCCCTGCAAGAGGTGATCTACGGCGTGATCCCCCAAGTGATGCCGCTGTGGGTGTCCTACGCGCTCTACCGTTTCGAAGCCAACGTGCGCTCGGCGACGGTGGTGGGGATGGTCGGTGCCGGCGGGATCGGCGTGATCCTGTGGGAGAACATCCGCGCCTTCCAGTTCGTGCAGACCTGCGCGGTGCTGCTGGTGATCATCGTGGTGGTGAGCTGTATCGACGTGCTGTCCCAACGCCTGCGCAAGCAGTTCATCTGACTACGGAGGGGTGCCCCAGGGCGCTTTTTTTTAAGCATGCAGTTGTCTAGACAAGATGAGCCGGTGTACCGCGAACTCGCCGATATCCTGCGCCGCGAACTGAGCAGCTATCAGGCCGGCGACTTCCTGCCGGGCGAGGTGCAGCTGGCCGAACGCTTTGGCGTGAACCGCCACACCCTGCGCCGGGCCATCGATGAGCTGGTGTTCGAAGGCAGCCTGTTGCGCCGCCAGGGCAAGGGCACCCAAGTGCTCGACCGCCCGCTGATTTACCCGATGGGCGCCGAGACCTCCTACAGCCAATCGCTGTCGGCCCAGGGCGTGGGCGTGGAAGCGCTGCTGCTCAAGCGCCGCTACTGCTTCGCCAGCCGCGAAGAGGCGCAGCAACTGGGCATCGCCGAGATGGCACCGATGATCGAGCTGCAAACCTTGCGCAAGCTCAATCACCAGCCGGTCAGCCTGATCCGCCACCGCTACTGCGCCAGCCGTGCGCCGTTGCTGGCGGACTACAACGGCGGCTCCCTGCGCCATTACCTGCGCGAGCGCGACCTGCCGTTGACCCGCACCCACAGCCTGATCGGCGCGCGCTTGCCCAACCGCGACGAAGCCGCGCTGCTGATGATGCCCCGGCATTTGCCGGCGCTGACGGTATTCACCCTTTCCCGCGATCGCGACGGCCGCCCGGTGGAGCTGGCGCAGTCCACCAGCCGTTCCGATCGCTTCCAGTACCAAGTGGTGACCTGATGGAGACCCCGATGAACCTGTCCCCGCGTCAACACTGGATCGGCGTGCTCGCCCGCGCCTTTCGCAGTGAATTGCTGCCCCATGAAGACGCCCTGCGCGACGTGGATTACCAACTGATCCGCGCCCCGGAAATCGGCATGACCCTGGTGCGCGGCCGCATGGGCGGCAATGGTGCGCCGTTCAACGTCGGCGAAATGAGCGTCACCCGCTGCGTGGTGCGCCTGGCCGACGGCCGCACCGGCTACAGCTACCTGGCCGGGCGCGACAAGGTCCACGCCGAGCTGGCGGCCCTGGCGGATGCGCATTTGCAGGGCGCGCACCCGAGCATCTGGCTCAGCGATTTGATCCGCTCGCTGGCCAACGCCCAGGCCGAACGCCGGGCGCAAAAAGAGGCCGACACCGCCGCCACCAAGGTCGAGTTCTTCACCCTGGTTCGAGGAGAAAACTGATGAATGCCCAACTCTTGCAACCGGCGTTCGTAGACCCGGTGCTGGATGCCCAGCGCGGTTTTCGCGGCGCCCTCAAGGCCCTCGCCGAGCCCGGTTTGATCCAGTCCTTGCCCGCAGCGCCAAGCCTTGAAGGCCTAGCGCCGGGCACCTACGCGCTGTGCCTGGCACTGCTGGATACGGACACGCCGCTGTGGCTGGCACCGAGCTTCGACACGCCGCTGATTCGCGCCAACCTGGCCTTCCATTGCGGCTGCCCGCTGACCACACGCCGGGAAGAGGCCGCGTTCGCCTTGCTCGGTGAACAGGACTTGCTCGACCTCGGCGGCTTCGACCACGGCAACGACCGCTACCCCGATCAGTCCTGCACCTTGCTGGTCCAGTTGACCGACCTGGAAGCCGGTCGCGCCTTGAACTGGCAAGGCCCGGGGATCAAGACCCAGCGTCAGGTCAACCTGCCGGTGCCTCAAGCCTTCTGGCTGGAGCGCCAACGCCGCGAAACCTTTCCACGTGGCCTGGACGTGTTGTTCGCCGCCGGCCATCACCTGATCGGCCTGCCACGCAGTACCCGAATTGCACAGGAGCGTGCCTGATGTACGTAGCCGTCAAGGGTGGCGAACAGGCCATCGACAATGCCCACCGCCTGCTGGCGAAAAAACGCCGGGGCGATACATCCATTCCTGAACTGAACGTGGAGCAGATCCGCGAGCAACTGCCGCTGGCGGTCGCCCGGGTGATGAGCGAAGGCTCGTTGTACGACACGGAGCTTGCCGCACTGGCGATCAAGCAAGCGGCGGGGGATCTGGTGGAAGCGATCTTCCTGCTGCGGGCCTACCGCACCACGTTGCCGCGCTTCAGCCCGAGCCTGCCGATCGACACCGCGCAGATGTCGTTGAGCCGACGTTTGTCGGCCACGTTCAAGGACGTGCCGGGCGGCCAACTGCTGGGCCCGACCTTCGACTACACCCATCGCCTGCTGGATTTTGCGCTGCTGGCCGAAGGTGAATACCCTGGCCCGCAAACCGCACCGGATGCGACTCTGGAAGCGTGCCCGCGGGTGCTGGGCTTGCTGGCCAAGGAAGGCCTGATCAAGAACGAATCCGACGACACCGGCAGCGTCGCCGACATCACCCGCGACCCCCTGGAATACCCGGCCAACCGTGCCCAGCGCCTGCAAGCCCTGGCCCGTGGCGATGAGGGTTTCCTGCTCGCGCTGGGTTACTCCACCCAGCGCGGGTACGGCCGCAACCACCCATTCGCCGGTGAGATTCGCATTGGCGACGTAGAGGTGTGGATCGACCCGCAAGAACTGGGTTTCCCGGTCTGCCTGGGCAGCATCGAAGTCACCGAGTGCGAGATGGTCAACCAGTTCGTCGGCTCGGCCACCGAGCTGGCGCAGTTCACCCGCGGCTACGGTCTGGCGTTCGGGCATGCCGAGCGCAAGGCCATGGGCATGGCCCTGGTGGACCGCTCGCTGCGGGCCAGCGAGTTCAACGAAGAGATCGTCTCGCCGGCCCAGCAGGAAGAATTCGTACTGTCCCACTGCGACAACGTCGAGGCGGCGGGCTTTGTGTCCCACCTCAAATTGCCTCACTACGTGGACTTCCAGTCCGAGCTGGAACTGATCCGCAAACTGCGCCAACCGGCCGAGGGCACCCGCCATGAATGACCTGACTCAAACGCCTGCGCGTGACCCGGCGTACAACTTCGCCTACCTGGATGAGCAGACCAAACGCATGATCCGCCGCGCCTTGCTCAAGGCCGTGGCGATCCCCGGTTACCAGGTGCCGTTCGGTGGCCGCGAGATGCCGCTGCCTTACGGCTGGGGCACCGGCGGCATGCAATTGACCGCCGCAATTCTGGGGGCCGACGACGTGCTCAAGGTGATCGACCAGGGCGCCGACGACACCACTAACGCCGTGTCGATCCGCCGCTTTTTCGCGCGCACGGCGGGGGTTGCCACCACCGAAAGCACCCCGGACGCCACGGTGATCCAGACCCGCCACCGCATCCCGGAAACTCCGTTGCAGGCCGACCAGATCATGGTTTACCAGGTGCCTATCCCGGAGCCGCTGCGCTTTATCGAGCCGTCGGAAACCGAGACCCGCACCATGCACGCCCTCAATGACTACGGGGTGATGCACGTAAAGCTCTACGAAGACATCGCCACCTTCGGCCATATCGCCACCAGCTACGCCTACCCAGTAATGGTGGACGAGCGCTACGTGATGGACCCCTCGCCGATCCCGAAATTCGACAACCCGAAACTCGACATGAGCCCGGCGCTGATGCTGTTCGGTGCCGGTCGCGAAAAGCGCCTGTACGCGGTGCCGCCGTACACCCAGGTCAACAGCCTGGACTTTGAAGACCACCCCTTCGAAGTGCAGAAGTGGGAACACAACTGCGCCATCTGCGGCAGTCACGATTCGTTCCTCGATGAGCTGATTCTGGATGACGCCGGCACCCAGAGTTTTGTGTGTTCCGACACCTGGTACTGCGCCCAACGGGTGAAGGAGAGCAACCAATGATCCAGGCCTTGATGAAACAACCACCGCTGAGCGTGCCCGTCGAGCCGTTGTTGCAAGTGCGTGACCTGTCGCTGCTGTACGGCCCGGAAAAGGGCTGCCAGGGCGTGAGCTTCGACCTGTATCCCGGCGAAGTGCTGGGGATTGTCGGCGAGTCGGGCTCGGGCAAATCCACCTTGCTCTCGCTGCTCAGCGGTCGCCTGCCGCCCCAGGCCGGCAACATTGGCTATCGCGGCAAGGACGGCGAATGGCTGGACCTGTACAGCGCCAGCGAAGCCGAGCGCCGCACCTTGCTGCGCACCGAATGGGGCTTTGTCGAGCAGAACCCACGGGACGGCTTGCGCATGGGCGTCTCGGCCGGCGCCAACATTGGCGAGCGCCTGATGGCCCAGGGCGTGCGTAATTATCAGCAGCTGCGCGGCGCGGGTCTGGACTGGCTGAGCCAGGTGGAAATCGACCCGCAACGCATCGACGACTTGCCCCGGACCTTCTCCGGCGGCATGCAACAGCGCCTGCAAATCGCCCGCAACCTCGTCTCCAGCCCGCGTCTTGTCTTCATGGACGAACCCACCGGCGGCCTGGACGTGTCGGTGCAAGCGCGCTTGCTCGACCTGTTGCGTGGCCTGGTGCGCGAGCTGGACCTGGCCGTGGTGATCGTGACCCACGACCTCGCCGTAGCACGCTTGCTGGCCGACCGCCTGATGGTGATGCGCCGTTCGCGGGTGGTGGAAACCGGGCTGACGGACCAGATCCTCGACGATCCACAGCACCCTTACTCTCAACTGCTGGTGTCTTCGGTATTGCAGCCATGATGAATGCCTTGATCGAGGTCCGTGACCTCTCGAAAACCTTCACCTTGCACCAGCAACACGGCGTGGTGCTGAACGTGCTGCGCGGGGTGGAGTTCAGCGTGAAAGGCGGCGAGTGCCTGGTGCTGCACGGCCAGTCCGGCGCCGGTAAAAGCACCTTGCTGCGCACCTTGTACGGCAACTATCTGCCGGCGGGTGGCAGCATCCGCGTGCAGCACCTCGGCGAATGGCTGGAGCTGGTGGGTGCCGAGCCCCGTGAGGTGTTGCAAGTGCGCCAGCAGACCCTTGGCTATGTCAGCCAGTTTCTGCGGGTGATCCCGCGTGTGGCCTGCCTGGACGTGGTGATGGAGCCGGCCCTGGCCCGCGGCTGGTCCCGGGACCTGGCGCGCTCCCGTGCCGAACTTTTGCTCAGCCGCCTGAACATTCCCCAGCGCCTGTGGCAGCTGGCGCCCGGCACCTTTTCCGGTGGCGAACAACAGCGGGTCAACATCGCCCGCGGCTTCATGGTGGCCTGGCCAGTGATGCTGCTGGACGAACCCACCGCGTCACTCGACGACAGCAATCGCCAGGTGGTGCTGGAACTGATGAACGAAGCCAAGGCAGCCGGTGCCGCCTTGATCGGCATCTTCCACGACCGCGCCGCCCGTGAAGCGGTCGCCGACCGCCATTTCGACATGACCCCCGCGCCTGTTGCCCAAGAGGAATACGCCCATGCCCGCTGAGCAGATCCTCAGTAATGCCCAGGTCGTCACCGCTGACCGTGTATTTCTTGGCTCGGTGGTGCTGCGTGACGGGCTGATCGTCGACATCGCCGAAGGCCGCAGCCAGTTGCCCCAGGCCCAGGACCTGGACGGTGATTGCCTGCTGCCGGGCCTCGTGGAATTGCACACCGACAACCTGGAAAAACACATGACCCCGCGCCCCGGCGTGGACTGGCCGTCCACCTCGGCGGTGCTCAGCCATGACGCGCAGATCATCGCGGCCGGCATCACCACGGTGTTCGACGCGGTGTCCATCGGCGATGTGAACCCCAAGGGCAACCGCATGCAGAAACTGCCGGCGATGCTCAACGCCATTGCCGCTGCCGAAAGCGCCGGCCTGACCCGTGCCGAACACCACCTGCACCTGCGTTGCGAGCTGTGCCACCCGGACACGTTGAGCGTGTTTCGCGACCTGGTGGAAAACCCGCTGGTGCGCCTGGTGTCGGTGATGGACCACTCGCCGGGCCAGCGCCAGTTCGTGCTCGAATCCAAGTACCGTGAGTACTACATGGGCAAGTACCACCTGAACGACGAGACCATGGATGCGTTCATCAAGCTGCAAATGGCCAACTCGAAGGAATACAGCGACCGCTACCGCGCCGCGATCGTCGAGCATTGCCTGACGCGCGGGCTGTCGGTGGCCAGCCATGACGATGCAACCCTGGCACATGTCGAGGAGTCGGCGGGCTACGGCATGACCATCGCCGAATTCCCCACCACCCTGGAAGCGGCGCGGGGCTGCCAGGAACTGAACATGAAAGTACTGATGGGCGCGCCGAACGTGGTGCGCGGCGGGTCCCACTCGGGTAATGTGGCCGCCGCCGGCCTGGCTGCCGAGGGATTGCTGGATATACTTTCCAGTGACTACTACCCGGCCAGCCTGCTGCAGGCGGCGTTCGTGCTGGCCGATCAGCAGGACGGCGGCGATCTTTCCCGGGCGGTGAAGATGATCAGCCTGGCGCCGGCACATGCTGCGGGCCTGAGTGATCGCGGCGAAATCGCCGTGGGCCTGCGGGCCGATCTGGTGCAAGCGAAAAAAAGCCGCGACGGACTGCCAGTGGTCCAACAAGTCTGGCGACAAGCGAAGAGGGTGTTTTGATGGCGGGCAGGTTGATCTATCTCATCGGACCATCGGGTTCGGGCAAGGACAGCCTGCTGGATGCCGCACGACCGCGTTTGGCCGAGCGGGGCTGCCGCATTGTGCGGCGGGTCATCACCCGCTCGGCGGAAGCGGTGGGCGAGGCCGCGCAGGGTGTGAGCCCGGCGCAGTTTGCCGCGATGGAGGCCGAGGGCGCGTTTGCCCTCAGCTGGCACGCCAACGGGTTGTCCTATGGCATCCCCCGGGAGATCGATGAATGGCTGGCGGCGGGGCACGACGTGCTGGTCAACGGCTCCCGTAGCCATCTGGCGCAAACCCGGCTGCGTTACCCGAACCTGCTGGTGGTGTTGCTGACGGTGGACCAGGCGGTGTTGCGCCAGCGCTTGCTGGCGCGGGGCCGTGAATCCCTGGCGGACATTGATCTGCGGCTGGCGCGCAATGCCCGGTTCGCCGACAGCTTGAGCACGGCAGCAGACGTGT of Pseudomonas fluorescens contains these proteins:
- the phnL gene encoding phosphonate C-P lyase system protein PhnL; its protein translation is MNALIEVRDLSKTFTLHQQHGVVLNVLRGVEFSVKGGECLVLHGQSGAGKSTLLRTLYGNYLPAGGSIRVQHLGEWLELVGAEPREVLQVRQQTLGYVSQFLRVIPRVACLDVVMEPALARGWSRDLARSRAELLLSRLNIPQRLWQLAPGTFSGGEQQRVNIARGFMVAWPVMLLDEPTASLDDSNRQVVLELMNEAKAAGAALIGIFHDRAAREAVADRHFDMTPAPVAQEEYAHAR
- the phnF gene encoding phosphonate metabolism transcriptional regulator PhnF — its product is MQLSRQDEPVYRELADILRRELSSYQAGDFLPGEVQLAERFGVNRHTLRRAIDELVFEGSLLRRQGKGTQVLDRPLIYPMGAETSYSQSLSAQGVGVEALLLKRRYCFASREEAQQLGIAEMAPMIELQTLRKLNHQPVSLIRHRYCASRAPLLADYNGGSLRHYLRERDLPLTRTHSLIGARLPNRDEAALLMMPRHLPALTVFTLSRDRDGRPVELAQSTSRSDRFQYQVVT
- the phnD gene encoding phosphonate ABC transporter substrate-binding protein, with the protein product MLNRIGHVFLSAVLLASVAMGNAQAVDKAINFGIMSTESSQNLKSIWQPFLDDMHKKTGLTINATFASDYAGLIQGMRFNKVDVAWLGNKAAMEAVDRSNGEIFAQTAAANGAAGYWSVLIVRKDSPINNVDDMLKNAKNLTFGNGDPNSTSGYLVPGYYVFAKNHVDAATAFKRTLNSSHEVNALSVAKGQLDVATFNTESWDRLEVTQPDKAALLKVIWKSPLIPADPMVWSKALSDSEKTKIRDFFANYGDTDEEKAVLKNMQLGKFLKSSDDQLLPIRQLELFKQRTTISADDKLEAADKAKKLADIDADLAKLQERITELDKKTAANG
- the phnC gene encoding phosphonate ABC transporter ATP-binding protein; this translates as MTHAIHVDHLNKTFAKKSALVDLELTVATGEMVALIGASGSGKSTLLRHLAGLACCDKNNGGSVKVLGREVQASGRLNSKVRRLRSDIGYIFQQFNLVNRLSVLDNVLLGCLGRMPRWRGNLGLFNAEEKQFAMESLARVGLADLAAQRASTLSGGQQQRVAIARALTQRAEVILADEPIASLDPESARKVMEILADINGRDGKTVVVTLHQVDYAMRYCPRAVALKGGRIHFDGHASELSSQFLNDLYGADVDTSLMFSDQTRTTVVPARLALARA
- the phnE gene encoding phosphonate ABC transporter, permease protein PhnE, translated to MTTLHAEAVGKRTWPQYLGWGLFLILLAWAWHGAEMNPLALYRDSGNMATFAADFFPPDFHEWRSYLKEMIVTVQIALWGTVLAIVCSVPLGILCADNITPWWIHQPLRRVMDAFRSINEMVFAMLFVVAVGLGPFAGVLALWISTTGVLAKLFAEAVEAIDPGPVEGVRATGASALQEVIYGVIPQVMPLWVSYALYRFEANVRSATVVGMVGAGGIGVILWENIRAFQFVQTCAVLLVIIVVVSCIDVLSQRLRKQFI
- the phnK gene encoding phosphonate C-P lyase system protein PhnK; its protein translation is MIQALMKQPPLSVPVEPLLQVRDLSLLYGPEKGCQGVSFDLYPGEVLGIVGESGSGKSTLLSLLSGRLPPQAGNIGYRGKDGEWLDLYSASEAERRTLLRTEWGFVEQNPRDGLRMGVSAGANIGERLMAQGVRNYQQLRGAGLDWLSQVEIDPQRIDDLPRTFSGGMQQRLQIARNLVSSPRLVFMDEPTGGLDVSVQARLLDLLRGLVRELDLAVVIVTHDLAVARLLADRLMVMRRSRVVETGLTDQILDDPQHPYSQLLVSSVLQP
- a CDS encoding alpha-D-ribose 1-methylphosphonate 5-phosphate C-P-lyase PhnJ, translating into MNDLTQTPARDPAYNFAYLDEQTKRMIRRALLKAVAIPGYQVPFGGREMPLPYGWGTGGMQLTAAILGADDVLKVIDQGADDTTNAVSIRRFFARTAGVATTESTPDATVIQTRHRIPETPLQADQIMVYQVPIPEPLRFIEPSETETRTMHALNDYGVMHVKLYEDIATFGHIATSYAYPVMVDERYVMDPSPIPKFDNPKLDMSPALMLFGAGREKRLYAVPPYTQVNSLDFEDHPFEVQKWEHNCAICGSHDSFLDELILDDAGTQSFVCSDTWYCAQRVKESNQ
- a CDS encoding alpha-D-ribose 1-methylphosphonate 5-triphosphate diphosphatase; its protein translation is MPAEQILSNAQVVTADRVFLGSVVLRDGLIVDIAEGRSQLPQAQDLDGDCLLPGLVELHTDNLEKHMTPRPGVDWPSTSAVLSHDAQIIAAGITTVFDAVSIGDVNPKGNRMQKLPAMLNAIAAAESAGLTRAEHHLHLRCELCHPDTLSVFRDLVENPLVRLVSVMDHSPGQRQFVLESKYREYYMGKYHLNDETMDAFIKLQMANSKEYSDRYRAAIVEHCLTRGLSVASHDDATLAHVEESAGYGMTIAEFPTTLEAARGCQELNMKVLMGAPNVVRGGSHSGNVAAAGLAAEGLLDILSSDYYPASLLQAAFVLADQQDGGDLSRAVKMISLAPAHAAGLSDRGEIAVGLRADLVQAKKSRDGLPVVQQVWRQAKRVF
- the phnG gene encoding phosphonate C-P lyase system protein PhnG; its protein translation is MNLSPRQHWIGVLARAFRSELLPHEDALRDVDYQLIRAPEIGMTLVRGRMGGNGAPFNVGEMSVTRCVVRLADGRTGYSYLAGRDKVHAELAALADAHLQGAHPSIWLSDLIRSLANAQAERRAQKEADTAATKVEFFTLVRGEN
- the phnN gene encoding phosphonate metabolism protein/1,5-bisphosphokinase (PRPP-forming) PhnN, giving the protein MAGRLIYLIGPSGSGKDSLLDAARPRLAERGCRIVRRVITRSAEAVGEAAQGVSPAQFAAMEAEGAFALSWHANGLSYGIPREIDEWLAAGHDVLVNGSRSHLAQTRLRYPNLLVVLLTVDQAVLRQRLLARGRESLADIDLRLARNARFADSLSTAADVFLLDNSGQLEHTVERLLGCLDGQPACA
- a CDS encoding carbon-phosphorus lyase complex subunit PhnI encodes the protein MYVAVKGGEQAIDNAHRLLAKKRRGDTSIPELNVEQIREQLPLAVARVMSEGSLYDTELAALAIKQAAGDLVEAIFLLRAYRTTLPRFSPSLPIDTAQMSLSRRLSATFKDVPGGQLLGPTFDYTHRLLDFALLAEGEYPGPQTAPDATLEACPRVLGLLAKEGLIKNESDDTGSVADITRDPLEYPANRAQRLQALARGDEGFLLALGYSTQRGYGRNHPFAGEIRIGDVEVWIDPQELGFPVCLGSIEVTECEMVNQFVGSATELAQFTRGYGLAFGHAERKAMGMALVDRSLRASEFNEEIVSPAQQEEFVLSHCDNVEAAGFVSHLKLPHYVDFQSELELIRKLRQPAEGTRHE
- the phnH gene encoding phosphonate C-P lyase system protein PhnH; translation: MNAQLLQPAFVDPVLDAQRGFRGALKALAEPGLIQSLPAAPSLEGLAPGTYALCLALLDTDTPLWLAPSFDTPLIRANLAFHCGCPLTTRREEAAFALLGEQDLLDLGGFDHGNDRYPDQSCTLLVQLTDLEAGRALNWQGPGIKTQRQVNLPVPQAFWLERQRRETFPRGLDVLFAAGHHLIGLPRSTRIAQERA